The Metabacillus sediminilitoris genome window below encodes:
- a CDS encoding MFS transporter, whose product MRYIQKGTPLFRKTSFAFFAAGFNTFAILYCVQPLLPKFTKEFNINPTTASLSLSITTIVLAISMLIIGSLSEVWGRKSIMVISMLATSVFCILTAFSPNFHFLLALRTIEGILLAGLPSIAMAYLGEEIEPKSLGTAMGLYICGNSIGAVFGRVFSGVLSDYFGWHIAIGGIGIISLAATLIFWNSLPPSQNFKARQLEIGKLGKSLIDHLKDPALVCLFVMGFLLLGTNVALFNYIAYVLLGKPYSLSQTYVSWIFLIMIIGMFSSVGTGKLIERHGKQKILFINLLMALIGVCLTINSSLFIKILGLGLFTYGFFGGHSIASSWVGQRATQNKAQASSLYLFLYYTGSSVGGTLGGVFWSIFGWGGVISMNVGFLIIGFILWALVSKIAQHSKKFTKVA is encoded by the coding sequence ATGAGGTACATTCAAAAAGGTACGCCGCTCTTTCGCAAAACCAGTTTTGCTTTCTTTGCCGCTGGTTTCAATACATTTGCTATTCTTTATTGCGTACAGCCTTTATTGCCAAAATTCACAAAAGAATTCAACATTAATCCAACTACAGCAAGCTTGTCCCTCTCAATAACTACAATAGTGCTTGCCATTAGCATGCTGATTATTGGTTCTTTGTCAGAAGTATGGGGACGCAAGTCTATCATGGTCATTTCCATGCTCGCCACTTCTGTGTTTTGTATTCTCACTGCATTCAGTCCTAATTTTCATTTTCTGCTGGCATTACGAACAATTGAAGGAATTTTATTGGCAGGACTGCCCTCTATTGCAATGGCTTATCTTGGAGAAGAAATAGAGCCCAAGAGTCTTGGAACGGCTATGGGTTTATATATATGTGGCAATTCAATTGGTGCTGTTTTTGGCAGAGTTTTCTCAGGTGTGTTGAGCGACTACTTTGGTTGGCACATAGCAATAGGGGGAATTGGTATCATAAGTTTAGCTGCCACTCTGATCTTTTGGAATAGCTTACCACCTTCGCAAAATTTCAAAGCACGTCAATTAGAAATTGGAAAGTTAGGTAAATCATTAATTGACCATCTGAAAGATCCAGCTCTAGTTTGTTTATTTGTCATGGGATTTTTACTTTTAGGGACTAATGTAGCGTTGTTCAATTATATTGCTTACGTATTACTCGGAAAGCCTTATTCGTTAAGTCAAACATATGTAAGTTGGATATTTTTAATTATGATCATTGGGATGTTTAGCTCTGTGGGGACAGGAAAATTGATAGAACGGCATGGGAAGCAAAAAATATTATTCATAAACTTATTAATGGCTTTAATCGGTGTCTGTTTGACTATAAATTCTAGTTTGTTTATAAAAATACTTGGACTTGGTTTGTTTACCTATGGATTCTTTGGAGGTCATTCGATTGCAAGCAGCTGGGTCGGACAACGTGCAACTCAAAACAAAGCACAAGCCTCTTCTTTATATTTATTTCTTTACTATACTGGCTCAAGTGTAGGAGGAACACTCGGAGGGGTATTTTGGTCAATATTCGGATGGGGAGGGGTCATTAGCATGAATGTTGGCTTTCTCATTATTGGTTTTATACTTTGGGCGTTGGTTTCAAAAATTGCACAGCATTCGAAAAAATTTACTAAAGTAGCCTAA
- a CDS encoding alpha/beta hydrolase, which produces MKVVAPKPFTYRGGNKAVLLLHGFTGSTRDVKMLGKYLQQHGYTCHAPLYKGHGMEPNELIHTGPEDWWQDVISGYNFLKAEGFKEIAVAGVSLGGIFSLRVGMELSVNGIVSMCAPMQEKSIDDLYNRVRNYATVYMKFEDKDEEQIIDVLKKFEQTPMPSLKKLQQIIFDTRQKLDLIISPILVLQGCLDDSLYKESAQIIYNTVNTEDKQIKWYEQSGHIITLDKEREKVYEDVNIFLNTLKWSK; this is translated from the coding sequence ATGAAAGTAGTTGCACCTAAGCCTTTTACATACAGAGGCGGAAATAAAGCTGTTCTTTTACTGCACGGGTTTACTGGAAGTACGAGAGATGTAAAAATGTTAGGAAAGTATCTACAACAACATGGTTATACGTGTCACGCGCCTTTATACAAAGGGCACGGAATGGAACCTAACGAACTCATCCATACTGGTCCAGAGGATTGGTGGCAAGATGTAATAAGCGGTTACAATTTTCTTAAAGCTGAAGGATTCAAAGAAATTGCTGTTGCAGGAGTTTCTTTAGGAGGAATTTTCTCTTTAAGAGTAGGGATGGAATTATCCGTAAATGGCATTGTTTCAATGTGTGCTCCAATGCAAGAGAAAAGTATTGATGATTTATATAATCGTGTACGAAATTATGCTACGGTGTATATGAAGTTTGAAGATAAGGACGAGGAACAAATTATTGATGTACTGAAAAAATTTGAACAAACACCAATGCCTTCTTTAAAAAAACTTCAACAAATTATCTTTGATACGAGGCAAAAACTCGATTTAATTATCTCACCCATTCTGGTTTTACAAGGCTGCTTAGATGATTCTTTATACAAAGAGAGTGCTCAAATTATTTACAATACTGTAAATACAGAAGATAAACAAATAAAATGGTATGAACAATCTGGTCACATTATTACGTTAGATAAAGAACGTGAGAAGGTGTACGAGGATGTGAATATATTCTTAAATACATTAAAATGGAGTAAATAA
- a CDS encoding DUF3934 family protein, translating to MSKAKGKGGTGRGTGKKGWNRWQASAKKAKSAKPYKSKGVKNREDTKTTSNNNGDTSEK from the coding sequence ATGAGTAAAGCTAAAGGTAAAGGCGGAACAGGCAGAGGAACAGGTAAGAAAGGTTGGAATCGTTGGCAAGCTAGTGCAAAAAAAGCAAAGAGTGCCAAACCCTACAAAAGTAAAGGTGTTAAAAATCGCGAAGATACAAAGACAACTAGCAATAATAATGGTGATACTTCCGAAAAATAA
- a CDS encoding FAD-dependent monooxygenase, giving the protein MTNIREVLVIGAGPVGMTAALALHSQGIHATIIEAEPEGRERAGSRAIYLHKETLKLLELISPGLGFELADIGIVWPVKKTYYRGEPVYKRVYEPPAPKTIPAFSSLHQHEIEKALFKACQAANVEFVWGEPVKDVVTSNEGVTIETENDVWKAKYVVAADGAHSAVRKSVGIKFEGPRTSDAFVVVDVKEDEENPLPIERTFHYQHPDAGGRNVMYVPFAGGWRIDLQLFEEDDRAFYGSEEGVREWLPKVMDPKYIERISWISTYTFYQVVAESYTDENRRIILAGEAAHLFAPFGARGLNSGVPDAIVGVQGIASALKSETNEEARGAIEAVANERLSAGLYNRECSNLALEHIQGTNEEIKLKREISAFLAPHIPKLGKWLDEGPFGPRSGPPALSTKY; this is encoded by the coding sequence ATGACAAACATACGTGAAGTTTTAGTTATCGGTGCAGGACCAGTTGGTATGACGGCTGCTCTTGCACTTCATAGTCAAGGTATTCATGCAACAATTATTGAAGCAGAACCAGAAGGTCGTGAGCGTGCAGGCAGTCGTGCGATTTATCTTCATAAAGAAACTTTGAAACTATTAGAGCTTATTTCCCCAGGCTTAGGTTTCGAACTAGCTGATATCGGGATTGTTTGGCCCGTTAAGAAAACATACTATCGTGGGGAACCAGTCTACAAACGTGTTTATGAGCCACCAGCACCAAAGACGATTCCAGCGTTCTCAAGCTTACATCAACACGAGATTGAAAAAGCGTTATTTAAAGCCTGTCAAGCTGCCAATGTAGAGTTTGTCTGGGGAGAACCAGTTAAAGATGTAGTCACTTCAAATGAAGGTGTTACCATTGAAACGGAAAATGATGTTTGGAAAGCAAAATATGTTGTCGCAGCAGATGGTGCACATTCTGCGGTTAGAAAGTCTGTAGGTATTAAATTCGAAGGGCCACGTACAAGTGATGCCTTTGTCGTAGTAGATGTAAAAGAAGACGAAGAAAATCCACTTCCAATTGAACGTACTTTCCATTATCAGCATCCAGATGCTGGAGGACGTAATGTGATGTATGTCCCATTTGCAGGGGGATGGCGAATTGATTTACAGTTATTTGAAGAAGATGATCGTGCATTCTACGGATCAGAAGAAGGTGTACGCGAATGGCTTCCAAAAGTGATGGATCCGAAGTATATCGAACGTATTTCATGGATATCAACCTATACATTCTATCAAGTCGTTGCAGAAAGCTACACTGATGAAAATCGCCGCATTATTTTAGCTGGTGAAGCTGCCCATTTATTCGCTCCGTTCGGCGCACGCGGATTAAACTCAGGTGTACCTGATGCAATAGTAGGTGTACAAGGGATTGCTTCTGCATTAAAATCCGAAACGAATGAAGAAGCACGTGGAGCCATTGAAGCAGTAGCGAATGAAAGGTTAAGCGCAGGTTTATATAATCGTGAATGTTCAAACTTGGCTCTGGAACATATTCAGGGTACAAATGAAGAGATTAAGCTAAAGCGAGAGATTAGTGCTTTCCTAGCACCACATATTCCAAAACTAGGAAAGTGGCTAGACGAAGGCCCATTCGGACCACGTTCAGGCCCGCCGGCATTATCGACGAAGTACTAA